In one window of Erinaceus europaeus chromosome 17, mEriEur2.1, whole genome shotgun sequence DNA:
- the LOC103122803 gene encoding olfactory receptor 52A1-like: MSISNSTIFMPSVLTLVGIPGLESVQCWIGIPIFAMYLIAIIGNSLLLIIIKTERSLHEPMYIFLGMLAVTDIALATSIVPKMLGVFWFHAPDMYFDSCLLQMWLIHTFQGTESGILLAMALDRYVAICHPLRHATIFTHQLVMQIGVVVVLRPAFLVALFLVLIKCRLVLYHSTVISHTYCEHMALVKLAAENVRINKIYGLFVAFTVAGFDLIFVTLSYMLIFITVFHLPQKEARLKAFNTCTAHIFVFLQFYLLAFFSFFTHRFGSHIPAYIHIFFSSIYLLLPPFLNPLVYGAKTKQIRTHLVKMLCS, from the coding sequence ATGTCTATTTCCAACAGCACAATCTTCATGCCCTCTGTGTTGACATTAGTTGGAATCCCAGGCCTGGAGTCTGTGCAGTGCTGGATTGGCATTCCAATCTTTGCCATGTACCTCATTGCCATTATTGGGAATTCCTTGCTTctgatcatcatcaaaacagagcGCAGCCTCCACGAGCCCATGTACATTTTCCTGGGCATGCTAGCAGTCACAGACATTGCCCTTGCTACCAGCATTGTGCCCAAGATGCTTGGAGTCTTTTGGTTTCATGCACCAGACATGTATTTTGATTCCTGCCTGCTTCAGATGTGGCTCATCCACACATTTCAGGGCACAGAGTCAGGCATCCTGCTGGCCATGGCGCTGGACCGTTATGTTGCCATCTGCCATCCACTCAGACACGCTACCATCTTCACCCACCAGCTTGTAATGCAAATTGGGGTTGTTGTTGTTCTCCGTCCTGCCTTTCTGGTAGCCCTGTTTCTAGTACTGATAAAGTGCAGGCTTGTCTTGTATCATTCTACAGTCATCTCTCACACCTACTGTGAGCACATGGCCCTTGTAAAGCTGGCGGCAGAAAATGTCCGAATCAACAAAATCTATGGACTGTTTGTAGCCTTCACGGTTGCAGGATTTGACCTCATATTCGTCACATTGTCCTACATGCTGATATTCATCACAGTTTTTCATTTGCCCCAGAAGGAGGCCAGGTTGAAAGCATTCAATACGTGCACTGCtcacatttttgtctttcttcagTTCTACCTCCttgccttcttctctttcttcacacACAGATTTGGCTCTCATATCCCTGCTTATATTCATATCTTCTTTTCCAGCATTTACTTATTGCTCCCTCCATTTCTCAATCCACTTGTCTATGGGGCAAAGACCAAGCAGATTCGCACTCACCTGGTAAAAATGTTATGTTCATAA
- the LOC103122870 gene encoding olfactory receptor 52A5-like — MLMFNGSVFRPPVLTLIGIPGLESVQCWIGIPFSVMYVMAVFGNSLLLLIIRSENSLHKPMYIFLALLGATDIALSTCILPKMLGIFWFHLPEISFDACLLQMWLIHSFQAIESGVLLAMALDRYVAICDPLRHATVFSQQLVTRIGVGVTLRAAILVAPCLILIKCRLKLYRTTVVSHSYCEHMAIVKLAIEDIRINKIYGLFVAFTILGFDIIFITLSYVRIFITVFQLPQKEARLKAFNTCIAHICVFLQFYLLAFFSFFTHRFGSHIPPYVHILLSNLYLLVPPFLNPIVYGVKTKQIRDHVLKMFFSPKSS, encoded by the coding sequence ATGCTCATGTTCAATGGGTCCGTCTTCAGGCCTCCTGTGCTGACTCTCATTGGCATTCCTGGTCTGGAGTCAGTGCAGTGCTGGATTGGAATCCCTTTCTCTGTCATGTACGTCATGGCTGTGTTTGGGAATTCTCTGCTCTTACTAATAATCAGGTCTGAAAACAGCCTCCATAAACCCATGTACATATTTTTGGCCCTGTTGGGAGCCACAGACATTGCACTCAGCACCTGCATTCTTCCCAAAATGTTAGGCATCTTTTGGTTCCATCTGCCAGAGATTTCTTTTGATGCCTGCCTTCTCCAAATGTGGCTTATTCACTCATTCCAGGCCATTGAATCAGGTGTCCTGTTGGCAATGGCCCTAGATCGCTATGTAGCCATCTGTGACCCTCTGAGACATGCCACTGTTTTCTCCCAACAACTGGTGACTCGCATTGGAGTTGGAGTGACGCTCAGGGCTGCCATTCTTGTAGCACCGTGTCTGATACTAATTAAATGTCGTCTTAAACTCTACAGAACCACAGTGGTCTCCCACTCTTACTGTGAACATATGGCCATTGTGAAGCTGGCTATTGAAGACATAAGGATCAACAAGATCTATGGTCTCTTTGTTGCTTTCACCATCTTAGGCTTTGACATCATCTTTATTACTTTATCTTATGTTCGCATTTTTATCACCGTCTTTCAGTTACCTCAGAAGGAGGCACGTCTCAAGGCCTTTAATACGTGCATCGCCCACATTTGTGTCTTCCTTCAGTTCTACCTCCttgccttcttctctttcttcacacACAGGTTTGGTTCTCATATCCCACCGTATGTCCACATCCTCCTTTCCAACCTGTACCTGTTAGTGCCACCTTTTCTCAACCCTATTGTCTATGGTGTGAAGACCAAACAAATTCGTGACCATGtcctaaaaatgtttttttcccccaaatcttCCTGA
- the LOC103122871 gene encoding olfactory receptor 51I2-like, whose protein sequence is MDSRWKKSAQFPVISSTASQYLPMRSYHDIFNISTEFSPATFTLVGIPGLEAEHRWVSIPFCVMYTIIFLGNGTILHVIRTDPALHQPMYFFLAMLAFVELSVSTSTMPTVLGIFLFGINDISFGGCLLQMFSMHSFTLMESGVLLAMSVDRFLAIYSPLRYTAILTVPRIAGICCFIAVRSLLLMLPLVILLKCLPFCGHNSLTLSYCLHSDLIKLPCGDTRPNSILGLFVITFTFGPDILLIVVSYILILHTVLRIASGAGRKKALNTCVSHIFAVLVYYVPMVSLSLVHRFGRHLPRFLQTSMANVYLFFPPVVNPIVYSIKTKEIRHSIVRTLSKRRGEV, encoded by the exons ATGGATAGCAGATGGAAAAAGAGTGCACaa ttCCCAGTGATATCTTCTACAGCTTCCCAGTATCTTCCAATGAGGTCTTACCAtgacatttttaatatttccacGGAGTTCTCACCTGCAACATTCACTCTTGTTGGAATCCCTGGGCTGGAAGCAGAGCATAGATGGGTATCTATCCCCTTCTGCGTAATGTACACCATCATCTTCCTAGGGAACGGCACCATACTTCACGTCATCCGTACGGATCCAGCTTTGCACCAGCCTATGTACTTCTTCCTGGCAATGCTAGCCTTTGTTGAACTGAGTGTCTCTACTTCTACCATGCCCACTGTGCTAGGCATCTTCCTATTTGGTATCAACGATATCAGTTTTGGTGGGTGTCTGCTCCAGATGTTTTCCATGCACTCTTTCACCCTCATGGAGTCAGGCGTGCTCCTGGCTATGTCAGTAGACCGCTTTCTAGCTATCTACAGCCCACTACGCTACACAGCCATTCTGACAGTTCCCCGAATTGCTGGGATTTGCTGCTTCATTGCTGTGCGCAGTCTCCTGCTCATGCTACCACTTGTCATTCTCCtgaagtgtctacctttctgtgGCCATAACTCCCTCACACTCTCTTACTGTCTCCACTCAGATTTAATCAAATTGCCCTGTGGAGACACACGCCCCAATAGCATTCTGGGTTTATTTGTCATTACCTTCACATTCGGGCCAGATATATTGCTCATTGTGGTCTCTTACATACTTATTCTTCATACAGTACTGAGGATAGCGTCTGGGGCGGGGCGGAAGAAGGCACTCAACACTTGTGTGTCACACATATTTGCTGTCCTTGTGTACTATGTACCCATGGTCAGTCTCTCCTTGGTTCATCGCTTTGGGCGACATTTGCCTCGGTTTCTCCAGACATCCATGGCTAATGTCTACCTCTTCTTCCCACCTGTGGTTAACCCCATTGTCTACAGCATAAAAACCAAAGAAATTCGCCACAGCATTGTTCGTACACTATCTAAAAGGAGGGGTGAAGTCTAA